One window of the Rhipicephalus sanguineus isolate Rsan-2018 chromosome 4, BIME_Rsan_1.4, whole genome shotgun sequence genome contains the following:
- the LOC119390500 gene encoding uncharacterized protein LOC119390500, producing the protein MPLPFTKQLSLANIMGHLETSEKRIRCLVEGEEVLNAGHLICCGVKACSVRAVSVQALCLQTSHVRGKPHEVEFVFDVSSHIKGHCSCKAGNSERCKHIIAMLLHVNRTGIQNLDLLTSTDVTQAWGKLKTSPLYEACKLKRTAPCTVVTAANSGPKTTRGSTAAADCRSATECIGATSAGQDASE; encoded by the exons atgccgctgccttttaCAAAACAGCTATCACTAGCGAATATCATGGGACACCTCGAAACCTCCGAAAAAAGGATTCGGTGTCTCGTCGAGGGCGAAGAAGTTCTGAACGCCGGCCACTTAATTTGTTGTGGCGTTAAAGCTTGCAGCGTTCGCGCCGTTAGCGTTCAAGCACTCTGCCTACAAACGTCCCATGTCCGAGGAAAGCCCCATGAGGTGGAGTTTGTTTTCGACGTAAGCAGCCACATCAAG GGCCACTGCTCCTGCAAAGCCGGAAACTCAGAGCGTTGCAAACATATCATTGCAATGCTGCTACACGTGAACAG GACTGGCATCCAGAACTTGGACCTGCTGACGTCAACTGATGTGACACAAGCCTGGGGCAAGTTAAAGACTAGTCCACTATATGAGGCTTGTAAACTTAAAAGAACTGCGCCATGTACAGTCGTAACTGCGGCCAATTCTGGACCCAAAACGACAAGAGGAAGTACGGCAGCGGCTGATTGCCGCAGCGCAACAGAGTGCATTGGTGCTACATCAGCGGGGCAGGATGCATCAGAATGA
- the LOC119390498 gene encoding uncharacterized protein LOC119390498, producing the protein MEKKFKSNRMCCVPQCTNRAVKDEISLHSFPLDARLKKEWVVKLRIGKPVTPPMKVCSAHFISEDFFWSSIDPKVWTPNRRRLKKTAVPSQNLPTRTHDKKKKDLSRIQEAAARDARASARHCHEPTSQGTCREPARAVHGLPCEENPDDDLYDVRQHGQETASQPCPSGATGTAASSLDQEAAEALVQLSQFIQNVPDMCTQDKSIQVDVDSFMGKKFRLVDLLTSDNIVLAFTGVSMNLLIAVSNEVGRIEEAVTEMSTLERVILVLVRLKTCLPFVCLAPLFCVSRTTVSRHFYSTLHNLAAVLESAIPWPDKQEIARNLPQCFEEYRDVRVVLDCTEVTVEKSHCASCRILTYSHYKGTHTAKLLVGVSPAGLITFVSRGFGGRASDRACVEKSAVLAKLNSFEDDVMVDKGFNIDVLCENLGLGVVQPPFLRGQLQFTAKDSEKTLKIARARVHVERAIQRMKLFKVLREPVPWEMVGALDDIFIVIGGIVNLSTPILSEKRF; encoded by the exons atggaaaaaaaatttaaaagcaaCAGGATGTGTTGCGTGCCTCAGTGCACGAACCGAGCGGTGAAGGATGAGATAAGCCTTCATTCGTTCCCGCTGGACGCGCGACTTAAGAAGGAGTGGGTGGTGAAGCTCCGGATCGGCAAGCCCGTGACGCCGCCAATGAAGGTTTGCAGCGCACATTTCATCTCCGAAGACTTCTTCTGGAGCAGCATTG ACCCCAAAGTGTGGACGCCTAATCGAAGACGGCTGAAGAAGACTGCTGTACCTTCACAGAACTTGCCCACAAGAAcccatgacaaaaagaaaaaggacttGTCAAGAATACAGGAAGCAGCAGCGCGAGATGCCCGTGCCTCTGCTAGACATTGTCATG AACCAACTTCTCAAGGAACATGTCGGGAACCTGCCCGAGCTGTGCATGGGCTACCTTGTGAAGAGAACCCCGATGATGACCTATATGAT GTACGACAGCATGGCCAGGAAACTGCATCACAACCATGTCCTAGTGGTGCAACTGGTACAGCTGCTTCCTCACTAGACCAGGAGGCTGCAGAAGCCCTTGTTCAGCTTTCACAGTTCATCCAGAATGTACCAGACATGTGTACACAAGACAAGAGCATCCAGGTCGATGTGGACTCCTTTATGGGGAAGAAGTTCAGGCTTGTAGATTTACTCACATCAGACAACATTGTTCTTGCTTTTACTGGTGTATCAATGAATCTGCTGATAGCAGTTAGTAATGAAGTAGGCAGAATTGAAGAGGCAGTCACTGAAATGTCAACTCTTGAACGCGTTATTCTCGTTCTTGTACGTTTGAAAACGTGTTTACCCTTTGTGTGTTTGGCCCCCCTATTTTGTGTGAGCAGAACAACTGTCTCTCGCCACTTTTACAGCACACTTCATAACCTTGCAGCGGTTCTGGAATCTGCAATTCCATGGCCAGATAAACAGGAAATTGCAAGAAATCTGCCACAGTGCTTTGAAGAATACAGGGACGTACGTGTTGTGCTAGACTGTACTGAGGTCACAGTTGAAAAATCGCACTGTGCTTCGTGTAGAATTCTAACGTATTCGCATTacaagggaacgcacacagcaaAGCTTCTTGTTGGTGTCTCGCCTGCTGGTTTAATCACTTTTGTCAGCCGTGGTTTTGGAGGCAGAGCGTCAGACAGAGCCTGCGTTGAAAAATCGGCAGTTCTAGCAAAACTCAACAGTTTTGAAGATGACGTAATGGTTGATAAAGGTTTCAACATAGACGTATTATGTGAAAACCTCGGGCTGGGGGTTGTGCAGCCTCCATTTCTTCGTGGACAGctgcagttcaccgcaaaagacTCAGAAAAGACATTAAAAATAGCCAGGGCACGTGTGCACGTCGAGCGGGCAATCCAAAGGATGAAACTTTTTAAAGTTCTGAGGGAACCTGTGCCTTGGGAAATGGTTGGTGCCCTTGATGACATATTTATTGTGATTGGTGGAATTGTAAATCTCTCCACTCCTATTCTCTCTGAGAAAAGGTTCTAG